One stretch of Phycisphaerae bacterium DNA includes these proteins:
- the hisG gene encoding ATP phosphoribosyltransferase, which yields MLFKENDSLAQDHVLKIGIPKGSLTDSTVDLFHRAGFELYVSGRDYYPSIDDPELSCVMFRAQEMSRYVEDGVIDAGLTGYDWICENGSDVREVCELIYSKATTRPARWVLAVPNESKARGPEDLDGGIVATELVNVTRRYFEKRGLNVRVEFSWGATEVKARLVDGIVELTETGSSLQANNLKIVDEILASTTRFIANKQAYEDPWKREKIDALALLLKGAIEARAKVGLKLNIPKASLEKLLKILPAELSPTISSLADEQYAAVEVILEAVVERQLVPQLQKVGGTGIVVYPLNKVIP from the coding sequence ATGCTTTTCAAGGAGAATGACTCATTGGCACAGGATCACGTTCTCAAGATCGGTATTCCCAAAGGCAGTTTGACGGACTCGACGGTCGATCTTTTTCATCGTGCGGGTTTTGAGCTTTATGTTTCGGGTCGCGACTACTACCCTTCGATTGACGATCCGGAGCTCTCGTGCGTGATGTTCCGGGCCCAGGAGATGAGCCGTTACGTCGAGGACGGCGTGATTGACGCCGGCCTGACGGGCTATGACTGGATCTGCGAAAACGGCAGCGACGTGCGCGAGGTGTGCGAACTGATTTATTCGAAAGCCACGACCCGGCCTGCCCGTTGGGTGCTGGCGGTGCCGAACGAATCCAAAGCTCGCGGGCCCGAAGATCTGGACGGGGGTATTGTGGCGACCGAGCTGGTGAACGTCACGAGGCGATACTTCGAGAAAAGGGGGCTCAACGTTCGCGTCGAGTTCAGTTGGGGGGCGACGGAGGTCAAAGCGCGTCTCGTTGATGGTATTGTCGAGCTGACCGAGACCGGATCATCGTTGCAGGCCAACAACCTCAAGATTGTGGACGAGATTCTTGCTTCGACGACACGATTCATTGCCAATAAGCAGGCTTACGAAGATCCCTGGAAGCGCGAGAAGATCGACGCCCTGGCGCTCTTGCTGAAAGGGGCGATCGAGGCGCGGGCCAAAGTGGGATTGAAACTCAATATTCCGAAGGCGAGCCTGGAAAAGTTGCTGAAGATCCTGCCCGCGGAGTTGTCGCCGACCATTTCGTCTCTGGCTGACGAGCAGTATGCGGCGGTGGAGGTAATCCTTGAGGCGGTTGTCGAGAGGCAATTGGTGCCGCAACTGCAGAAGGTCGGCGGAACGGGGATTGTCGTTTATCCACTGAACAAGGTGATTCCGTAG
- a CDS encoding tetratricopeptide repeat protein → MSVTWDRRMGGLLPALVVLACMLSGCESPTRPVGGAVRLPWLPPIQPPAGFDRQRAAYSLAQIPDDPPAPTVVEGKQTELPEAMRRQLSEAREQLNKGRHTEAFVLLEQLLRTDAGVAEAHRLVAVAALMAGNDERAELSAGRALKLHPGDLISHYVVGRLAEKRRDTAGAIRAYRTALKCKASPDEVHHLVLTHYRLGLLLDQERYYLAAAEQLGLFEKGIRSLGNKVEENAELASIVRLQRGAVAIRLARAHSYLGDYSAAADALKIAVAESPKDLDLRADYVRMLAHAGRLDEAMAESRRLVADSQGNREAVELLLGLHRAAGRPEAGVAAMREVVAGQSDNLDLNLLYCEALVDAGRYGQAASLLKELTDRFPKSSEARWRLVSIQRLRQDWSGWLLALAQMLAADPVVYEKANRELDQAPLSITRRMADEASSKGAVRQLLPAQPEEGVLSAALDYLLGHICGRLDRIEDARMLFDQSAARLPGFLPAIMGAAELYMHRCRWDEAIAVLKKAAELGPPSHLIERLLGQCYDGLDEMERAIEHYKAAIKINGEDVRSMMLLAGLHERREESREAQRQYQAVISVDPNYMPGREAYIRSLMSAGGGFTSAVVAGRVALEFAEMQRRGPRDPATIRTAVLLRFLQDRDRESYGNALRSLIQAYPEDERIREDLAASLLAFRDYEAAREVLAQMVVDFPRSGQAGWMMAMTLTRLLEFDAAAAEYERILAIHPNRTSYLQALAELRMTQQRFDAAIPVYERLLALQGKEGFPGVYRGRLMEAYRRLGRLDDARRRAEEWLAEVDPKAKTAAPLVAIYRWFVLAADEAAKDYDAYLHRCREWLKSEPEDANTRAWLIGLTTDAPVGTVGRLGGHGGLIGAGRHDEAVAQVVKWLDRSPTDARLMRLLADVFVASRRFDEAIEIQRSLAAATTKADEKLVLLYGLQTTYSRARRYDDAIATVREWMNAAQKLPGDDRGLTRQELDGAVFEQRRTIGMLMAQQGRTDEAITYLTGLLEQEPDDSRRVELLRGLSYIFQRQGRHNPAEQHLRQAYQLMPADVGLNNDLGYTLAEAGKDLADAERMLRLAVGESPRQAAYLDSLGWVFYKQGKFEDACRWLQLAAGQEHGEDPVIHDHLGDACWRAGEKAAAADHWRQALDLYERQLADGVTERNDTLLASLRSKLAAVAADQEPAVAPLGLMQSSAPTE, encoded by the coding sequence ATGTCGGTAACGTGGGACCGGCGGATGGGCGGATTGCTTCCGGCCCTTGTGGTTCTGGCATGCATGTTGAGCGGCTGCGAAAGCCCGACGCGACCTGTCGGGGGTGCGGTCAGATTGCCGTGGTTGCCGCCGATACAGCCTCCCGCGGGTTTTGATCGCCAGCGGGCTGCGTATTCCTTGGCACAGATACCGGATGATCCGCCCGCTCCGACGGTCGTGGAGGGAAAGCAGACCGAGTTGCCCGAAGCAATGCGGCGTCAGTTATCTGAAGCCCGTGAGCAGCTCAATAAAGGGCGGCACACCGAAGCCTTCGTGTTGCTTGAACAGTTGCTTCGAACTGATGCGGGTGTGGCTGAGGCTCATCGACTGGTTGCCGTCGCCGCCCTGATGGCCGGCAATGATGAGCGCGCGGAGCTGTCGGCCGGCCGTGCGCTGAAGCTGCATCCAGGCGATCTCATCAGTCATTACGTCGTCGGTCGCCTGGCGGAGAAGCGACGTGATACGGCGGGGGCCATTCGTGCCTACCGGACTGCGCTGAAGTGCAAAGCATCGCCGGACGAGGTCCACCACCTCGTTCTGACCCACTACCGACTTGGTCTCCTGCTGGATCAGGAGAGGTACTATTTGGCTGCGGCCGAGCAACTGGGCCTTTTTGAGAAGGGCATTCGCTCGCTGGGGAACAAGGTCGAGGAGAACGCCGAACTCGCTTCCATTGTTCGGCTGCAGCGAGGTGCGGTCGCCATTCGCCTGGCTCGAGCGCACAGTTATCTGGGAGACTATTCGGCGGCGGCGGATGCTTTGAAGATCGCGGTGGCGGAATCGCCGAAGGATCTTGATTTGCGCGCCGACTACGTGCGGATGCTGGCGCACGCCGGTCGTCTGGACGAAGCCATGGCGGAATCTCGCCGACTTGTTGCGGACAGCCAGGGGAACCGGGAGGCGGTTGAACTGCTGCTGGGCCTGCACAGGGCAGCAGGGCGGCCGGAGGCGGGCGTTGCCGCCATGCGGGAGGTTGTGGCCGGGCAGTCGGACAACTTGGACTTGAATCTGCTCTACTGCGAGGCGCTGGTGGATGCCGGGCGATATGGCCAGGCGGCTTCGTTGCTCAAGGAGCTGACCGACCGGTTCCCGAAGTCGTCGGAGGCGAGATGGAGACTGGTTTCCATTCAGAGGCTTCGGCAGGATTGGTCGGGTTGGCTTCTTGCTCTCGCCCAGATGCTGGCGGCGGATCCGGTTGTGTACGAAAAGGCGAACCGGGAGCTTGATCAAGCACCTTTGTCGATCACCAGGCGCATGGCCGACGAGGCCTCTTCCAAGGGGGCAGTGCGACAACTCTTGCCCGCACAGCCTGAAGAGGGCGTGTTGTCGGCGGCGTTGGATTATCTTCTGGGCCACATTTGCGGTCGTCTCGACCGCATCGAAGACGCCCGCATGCTTTTTGACCAATCGGCGGCGCGCCTGCCGGGTTTTTTGCCTGCGATCATGGGTGCGGCCGAGTTGTACATGCACCGCTGTCGTTGGGATGAGGCGATCGCCGTTCTGAAGAAGGCCGCGGAATTGGGTCCACCATCACATCTTATCGAGCGCTTGCTGGGCCAGTGTTACGACGGCCTCGACGAGATGGAGCGGGCGATCGAACACTACAAGGCGGCCATCAAGATCAACGGCGAGGACGTCCGCAGCATGATGCTGTTGGCCGGGTTGCATGAGCGCCGGGAGGAAAGCCGTGAAGCCCAGCGGCAGTATCAGGCGGTGATCAGCGTCGATCCGAACTACATGCCCGGTCGCGAGGCCTACATTCGCAGCCTGATGAGCGCCGGCGGCGGATTCACCTCCGCCGTTGTCGCGGGGCGGGTGGCGCTGGAGTTCGCCGAAATGCAGAGGCGAGGTCCGCGTGATCCTGCGACGATTCGGACCGCCGTCTTGTTGCGATTTCTTCAGGATCGCGATCGCGAGTCTTATGGTAATGCGCTTCGGTCGTTGATTCAGGCATATCCTGAGGACGAACGGATTCGCGAGGATCTGGCGGCCAGCCTGTTGGCCTTTCGGGACTACGAAGCCGCCCGCGAGGTTCTGGCTCAAATGGTTGTCGATTTTCCCCGATCCGGGCAAGCAGGTTGGATGATGGCGATGACCCTGACCCGGTTGCTGGAGTTCGACGCTGCTGCCGCGGAGTACGAGCGGATTCTCGCCATTCATCCCAATCGTACGAGCTATCTTCAGGCTCTGGCGGAGCTGCGAATGACCCAGCAGCGATTTGACGCTGCCATTCCGGTGTATGAGCGACTTCTTGCACTGCAGGGCAAGGAAGGTTTTCCGGGCGTTTATCGCGGCCGACTGATGGAGGCTTATCGCCGACTCGGTCGTCTTGACGATGCGCGCCGGCGTGCGGAGGAGTGGCTTGCCGAAGTGGACCCCAAGGCCAAGACCGCCGCGCCGCTGGTCGCTATCTATCGCTGGTTTGTGCTGGCGGCGGATGAGGCGGCGAAGGATTACGACGCTTACCTGCATCGTTGTCGGGAGTGGCTGAAATCCGAGCCTGAGGATGCCAACACTCGGGCCTGGCTGATCGGCCTGACGACGGATGCACCCGTAGGCACGGTCGGCAGGTTGGGAGGTCACGGCGGGCTGATTGGTGCCGGGCGTCACGATGAGGCCGTCGCGCAGGTGGTAAAGTGGCTTGACAGATCGCCCACGGACGCGCGGTTGATGCGCCTGCTGGCCGACGTCTTCGTGGCTTCACGGCGTTTTGATGAGGCGATAGAGATTCAGCGCAGCCTGGCAGCCGCCACGACGAAGGCTGATGAAAAGCTGGTCTTGCTTTACGGTCTTCAGACCACGTACAGTCGAGCCCGCCGCTACGATGATGCCATTGCGACCGTTCGCGAGTGGATGAATGCCGCCCAGAAGTTGCCGGGGGACGACCGCGGTCTGACCCGCCAGGAGCTGGATGGGGCGGTTTTCGAGCAGCGGCGCACGATCGGCATGCTGATGGCTCAGCAAGGCCGGACGGACGAAGCGATCACCTACCTGACGGGCCTGTTGGAGCAGGAGCCGGACGATTCGCGACGGGTTGAGCTGTTGCGGGGCCTTTCTTACATCTTTCAGCGTCAGGGACGGCACAACCCGGCGGAGCAACACCTTCGTCAAGCCTATCAGCTCATGCCGGCCGACGTGGGTTTGAATAACGATCTGGGGTACACGCTGGCCGAGGCCGGCAAGGACTTGGCCGATGCCGAACGGATGTTGCGACTGGCAGTGGGCGAGAGTCCTCGCCAAGCGGCCTATCTGGACAGTCTGGGTTGGGTTTTCTACAAACAGGGCAAGTTTGAAGATGCGTGCCGCTGGCTGCAATTGGCGGCCGGCCAGGAGCACGGCGAGGATCCGGTGATTCATGATCACCTCGGCGATGCGTGCTGGCGTGCGGGAGAGAAGGCCGCGGCGGCTGATCATTGGCGACAGGCATTGGATTTGTACGAGCGGCAACTGGCCGACGGCGTCACGGAGCGAAACGATACGTTGCTTGCCAGCCTCAGGAGCAAACTGGCCGCTGTGGCTGCGGATCAGGAGCCTGCGGTGGCTCCTCTCGGGCTCATGCAATCCTCGGCACCGACCGAATAG
- a CDS encoding YebC/PmpR family DNA-binding transcriptional regulator, which produces MAGHSHWARIKHKKGVTDARRGRLWSKLARIIIVAARAGGDPRENLPLRYAIEKAREANMPKDTIENAIKKGTGELGGTSYESVRYEGYGAGGVAILCEALTDNRNRTAPEIKKIFERHGGSLGSAGCVAWIFSSKGQVTVPVGAADEDKIAEIALEAGADDYRQSDDVWEITCEPAAYEPLRAALAAAGIAPQSSELSMIPSNTVTVDAENGRKVLSLIEALEEHDDIQNVYSNFELPDDVMASLGQG; this is translated from the coding sequence ATGGCTGGTCATTCTCACTGGGCGCGAATCAAACATAAGAAAGGTGTAACCGACGCCCGAAGAGGGCGTCTGTGGAGCAAACTCGCCCGGATCATCATCGTGGCTGCTCGTGCCGGAGGCGACCCTCGGGAAAACCTGCCCCTGCGTTATGCGATTGAAAAAGCGCGTGAAGCCAACATGCCCAAAGACACCATTGAGAACGCCATCAAGAAGGGCACCGGCGAACTGGGAGGAACGAGTTACGAGAGTGTTCGCTACGAAGGATACGGAGCCGGTGGTGTAGCCATTCTCTGTGAAGCCTTGACGGATAACCGCAACCGGACTGCGCCCGAGATTAAGAAGATCTTCGAGCGGCACGGCGGTTCGCTGGGCAGCGCCGGATGCGTGGCGTGGATATTCAGCAGCAAGGGGCAAGTGACCGTTCCGGTCGGTGCGGCCGACGAGGATAAGATCGCTGAGATCGCCTTGGAGGCCGGAGCTGACGACTACCGGCAATCCGACGATGTCTGGGAAATCACTTGCGAGCCGGCGGCATATGAGCCGTTGCGCGCGGCGTTGGCTGCGGCCGGAATCGCTCCACAATCCTCCGAGTTGTCAATGATCCCGTCGAACACGGTCACCGTCGATGCCGAGAACGGCAGGAAGGTCCTCAGCCTTATCGAGGCGTTGGAGGAACACGACGACATCCAGAACGTTTACTCGAATTTCGAGCTGCCCGACGACGTGATGGCCTCGCTGGGGCAGGGATGA